Proteins encoded in a region of the Flammeovirga yaeyamensis genome:
- a CDS encoding phosphotransferase enzyme family protein: MNKLNEIFYQFLPEFKVNKIAKYGSGHINDTYMVTIDDSETTFIMQRVNHQIFPNVPELMNNIFGVTNHLKTKFEEMEGKDPNVNSLTFINTLDGEKYHQDEEGNYWRVMETITPARSYDKVETEQQAFQAGVGIGEFQALLSDFDGSSLYEIIPNFHNMETRLATFREIVKKDVVGRVRLAQEQIQFVENRAEEMQTLVRLGKEGKLPIRVTHNDTKINNVLLDENDEVLCVIDLDTVMPGFVLYDFGDAIRTSTNTGDEDDANLDNVEMDIKLFTAYTKGFLSKTASSLTPIEIEYLPLSARIMTFIIGLRFITDYLDGDNYFKTHHEHHNLQRAKAQFKLVSSMERQFEEMQRVVQEEVTVNC, from the coding sequence ATGAATAAACTTAACGAGATTTTTTATCAGTTTTTACCAGAGTTTAAAGTAAACAAAATTGCAAAATACGGTTCAGGACATATCAATGATACCTATATGGTAACGATTGACGATAGTGAGACTACATTTATTATGCAAAGGGTAAATCATCAAATTTTTCCAAACGTACCGGAATTGATGAATAATATTTTTGGTGTGACTAATCATTTAAAAACAAAGTTTGAAGAAATGGAAGGGAAAGATCCAAATGTAAATTCCCTCACATTTATCAATACTTTGGATGGAGAAAAGTATCATCAAGATGAAGAAGGGAATTACTGGAGAGTGATGGAAACAATTACACCTGCTAGATCATACGATAAGGTCGAAACAGAGCAACAAGCGTTTCAAGCCGGAGTTGGAATAGGTGAGTTTCAAGCCTTATTATCTGATTTTGATGGTAGTAGTTTATATGAAATCATTCCTAATTTCCATAATATGGAAACTCGATTGGCAACATTTAGAGAAATTGTCAAAAAGGATGTTGTAGGAAGAGTTAGGCTTGCTCAAGAACAAATTCAGTTTGTCGAAAATCGAGCTGAAGAAATGCAAACATTGGTGCGTTTGGGTAAAGAAGGAAAGCTTCCAATCAGAGTAACACATAATGATACAAAGATCAATAATGTTTTATTGGATGAGAACGATGAAGTATTGTGTGTGATCGATTTAGATACCGTAATGCCAGGTTTTGTTCTCTATGATTTTGGTGATGCGATTAGAACTTCTACAAACACAGGAGATGAAGATGATGCCAACTTGGATAATGTGGAAATGGATATCAAATTGTTTACTGCATATACGAAAGGTTTCTTATCGAAAACGGCTAGTAGTTTAACTCCAATAGAAATTGAATACCTTCCTTTATCGGCTAGGATCATGACTTTCATTATTGGTCTACGTTTTATTACGGATTATTTGGATGGCGATAATTATTTTAAAACTCATCATGAACACCATAACCTTCAAAGAGCAAAAGCCCAATTTAAATTGGTGAGCAGTATGGAAAGACAATTTGAGGAGATGCAAAGAGTAGTTCAGGAAGAGGTGACTGTAAATTGTTAA
- a CDS encoding DUF4922 domain-containing protein codes for MMTINNKIDSPTYSQINEKLDRQLDDLYLRSFNSGYLSKNALEGNDRLHFFDVDDEITYRIQINHVRSNYSKAMAGTKKPALPEGAKCPICIENVGAEGKENLEILAFNLKQEEFFIQLTPFPLYHHHFVLITKEHRPMEVSVDSFKKQLMFLHQMPHYVVCSNSDREGAGASILSHLHFQVFKQLHLPIFEARERQVKTNNNEAEVSVLDFPLTVVKIKANSEEILLKSFDSFLTKWRSQNERNSFNTVLRFHEQKLEAYLIFRHPDYTTPTHLLKYKYEGIGVIEACGEGIFPTPEGKEEMEINNDIRKKGKEILKEMLSHLNPLNEHQMKTFLSDI; via the coding sequence ATGATGACTATAAATAATAAAATTGATAGCCCGACATATTCTCAAATAAACGAAAAATTGGATCGACAATTAGATGATCTGTATCTGAGATCATTTAACTCGGGTTATTTATCAAAAAATGCCTTGGAAGGGAATGATAGGCTACATTTTTTTGATGTAGACGACGAAATCACCTATAGAATTCAGATCAATCATGTAAGATCAAATTATAGTAAAGCAATGGCAGGAACTAAAAAACCTGCTTTACCCGAAGGAGCCAAATGTCCAATTTGTATCGAAAATGTAGGAGCAGAAGGGAAGGAAAATTTAGAGATTCTGGCATTCAATCTAAAACAAGAAGAATTCTTCATTCAACTGACACCTTTTCCTTTGTATCATCATCATTTTGTGTTGATTACCAAAGAACATCGACCAATGGAAGTGAGCGTTGATAGTTTTAAAAAACAGCTAATGTTTTTACATCAAATGCCTCATTATGTTGTGTGTTCTAACTCGGATAGAGAAGGAGCAGGAGCATCAATTTTGTCACATCTTCACTTTCAAGTATTTAAACAACTACACTTGCCTATTTTCGAGGCTAGAGAAAGACAAGTCAAAACAAATAATAATGAAGCTGAGGTATCAGTCTTAGACTTTCCTCTTACGGTTGTAAAAATTAAAGCAAATTCCGAAGAAATCTTATTAAAATCGTTTGATTCATTTTTAACAAAATGGAGAAGCCAAAATGAAAGAAATTCATTCAATACAGTTTTGAGGTTTCATGAACAAAAATTAGAAGCATATTTAATTTTTAGACATCCTGATTATACAACACCAACTCATCTATTAAAATATAAATATGAGGGAATAGGTGTGATAGAAGCTTGTGGTGAAGGAATTTTTCCAACCCCTGAAGGAAAAGAGGAGATGGAAATTAATAATGATATAAGAAAAAAAGGGAAAGAGATTTTAAAGGAAATGTTGTCACATCTCAATCCTTTAAATGAACATCAAATGAAAACATTTCTATCTGATATTTGA